In a single window of the Ancylobacter polymorphus genome:
- a CDS encoding glutamine synthetase beta-grasp domain-containing protein produces MTKYKLEYIWLDGYKPTPNLRGKTQIKEFDHFPSLEELPLWGFDGSSTEQAEGRSSDCVLKPVALYPDPARKNGVLVMCEVMMPDGVTPHPSNARATILDDEGAWFGFEQEYFFYKDGRPLGFPEHGYPAPQGPYYTGVGFKNVGDIAREIVEEHLELCLEAGINHEGINAEVAKGQWEFQIFGKGSKKAADEVWMARYLLLRLTEKYGVDIEFHCKPLGDTDWNGSGMHCNFSTKFMREVGGKAYFEALMAAFEKNLHDHINVYGPDNHMRLTGKHETAPWNKFSYGVADRGASIRVPHSFVRNDYKGYLEDRRPNSQGDPYQIASQVLKTISEVDTTAVAAA; encoded by the coding sequence ATGACGAAGTACAAGCTCGAGTATATCTGGCTCGACGGTTACAAGCCGACACCGAACCTGCGTGGCAAGACGCAGATCAAGGAATTCGACCACTTCCCCTCGCTCGAGGAACTGCCCCTGTGGGGCTTCGACGGTTCGTCCACAGAGCAGGCCGAAGGCCGCAGCTCCGATTGCGTGCTGAAGCCGGTCGCCCTCTATCCCGACCCGGCCCGCAAGAACGGCGTTCTGGTCATGTGCGAAGTGATGATGCCCGATGGCGTTACCCCGCACCCGTCCAACGCCCGCGCCACCATTCTGGACGACGAAGGCGCCTGGTTCGGCTTTGAGCAGGAATACTTCTTCTACAAGGACGGCCGTCCGCTCGGCTTCCCCGAGCATGGCTATCCCGCGCCGCAGGGCCCGTACTACACCGGCGTCGGCTTCAAGAATGTCGGCGACATCGCCCGCGAGATCGTGGAAGAGCATCTTGAGCTCTGCCTCGAAGCCGGCATCAACCATGAAGGCATCAACGCGGAAGTCGCGAAGGGCCAGTGGGAATTCCAGATCTTCGGCAAGGGCTCCAAGAAGGCCGCTGACGAAGTGTGGATGGCCCGCTACCTGCTGCTCCGTCTGACCGAGAAGTACGGCGTGGACATCGAGTTCCACTGCAAGCCGCTCGGCGATACCGACTGGAACGGCTCGGGCATGCACTGCAACTTCTCCACCAAGTTCATGCGCGAAGTGGGCGGCAAGGCCTATTTCGAGGCGCTGATGGCGGCGTTCGAGAAGAACCTGCACGACCACATCAACGTCTATGGCCCGGACAACCACATGCGCCTCACCGGCAAGCATGAAACCGCGCCGTGGAACAAGTTCTCCTATGGCGTGGCCGATCGCGGCGCTTCCATCCGTGTGCCGCACTCCTTCGTCCGCAACGACTATAAGGGCTATCTGGAAGACCGCCGCCCGAACTCCCAGGGCGACCCCTACCAGATCGCTTCCCAGGTCCTGAAGACGATCTCGGAAGTCGACACCACCGCCGTTGCCGCTGCGTGA
- a CDS encoding DUF2735 domain-containing protein, with amino-acid sequence MNANTQRESAQIVPFPVGGRAGLAGRRPDTLSSEALKVSPRVVIGSWYHEEAIKEDGGRSN; translated from the coding sequence ATGAATGCCAATACTCAGCGCGAGAGCGCGCAGATTGTGCCCTTCCCCGTCGGCGGGCGTGCCGGCCTCGCCGGCCGTCGTCCGGACACCCTGTCTTCCGAAGCCCTGAAGGTATCCCCCCGTGTCGTCATCGGGAGCTGGTATCATGAAGAGGCGATCAAGGAAGACGGCGGGCGCAGTAACTGA
- a CDS encoding glutaminase, with protein sequence MPDLDSVVRDIADEMRARPDRGEVASYIPELARADPQAFGIAVVDHEGRVVTGGDAEVPFSIQSVSKVFTLTLALGKVGDRLWRRVGREPSGSAFNSIVQLEAEHGIPRNPFINAGAIAVTDVILSGHQPREALGEILRFLQFLAEDPTIGIDEAVAASEQRTGFRNRALANYMKSFGVLENPVDFTLGVYFHHCAITMSCRQLAMAGRFLAHNGRNPATGFSVVSPERARRINAIMLTCGHYDGSGEFAYRVGLPGKSGVGGGILAVAPGKASIAVWSPGLDASGNSHLGRIALERLTQRMGWSIFG encoded by the coding sequence GTGCCCGATCTCGACAGCGTCGTCCGCGACATCGCCGATGAAATGCGCGCCCGTCCCGACCGGGGCGAGGTGGCGAGCTACATTCCCGAACTGGCGCGCGCCGACCCGCAGGCCTTCGGCATCGCGGTGGTCGATCACGAGGGGCGGGTCGTGACAGGGGGCGACGCGGAGGTGCCGTTCTCCATCCAGAGCGTGTCCAAGGTCTTCACTCTCACGCTGGCGCTTGGCAAGGTGGGCGACCGGCTGTGGCGGCGGGTGGGGCGCGAGCCCTCGGGCAGCGCCTTCAATTCCATCGTCCAGCTGGAAGCCGAGCACGGCATTCCGCGCAACCCGTTCATCAATGCCGGCGCCATCGCCGTGACCGATGTCATTCTCTCCGGCCACCAGCCGCGCGAGGCGTTGGGCGAGATCCTGCGCTTTCTCCAATTCCTCGCCGAGGACCCGACGATCGGCATCGACGAGGCGGTAGCGGCCTCCGAGCAGCGCACCGGCTTTCGCAACCGGGCGCTGGCCAACTACATGAAATCCTTCGGCGTGCTGGAGAACCCGGTCGACTTCACGCTCGGCGTCTATTTCCACCACTGCGCCATCACCATGAGCTGCCGCCAGCTGGCCATGGCGGGCCGCTTCCTCGCCCATAACGGGCGCAACCCAGCGACGGGCTTCAGCGTGGTGTCACCGGAGCGGGCGCGGCGCATCAACGCCATCATGCTCACCTGCGGGCACTATGATGGCTCGGGCGAGTTCGCCTATCGCGTTGGCCTGCCGGGCAAGAGCGGGGTGGGGGGCGGTATTCTGGCGGTGGCGCCGGGCAAGGCCTCGATCGCCGTGTGGTCGCCCGGGCTGGACGCCAGCGGCAATTCGCATCTCGGCCGCATCGCGCTGGAGCGGCTGACGCAGCGCATGGGCTGGTCGATCTTCGGCTAG
- a CDS encoding alpha/beta fold hydrolase translates to MPRRSHRAALALAGALSLAFALGPAAAETAKTPIRNIVLVHGAWVDGSGWKAVYDHLVADGFHVSMVQEPETSFADDVAATRRVLDLQDGPTLLVGHSYGGSIITEAGVHPKVAGLVYVAAHAPDVGEDEAALGKTMPSVLAMTAGAIAKTPDGFTYLDPVLFPKLFAPDLPLARAEFEARGQVLAAASVFSTPLTAAAWQSKPSWGIVAGADQIISPALERFYYERAGAPITTIPGASHSVYESHPREVAAVIEHAAAELGKATN, encoded by the coding sequence GTGCCCCGCCGTTCCCATCGTGCCGCGCTGGCGCTCGCCGGCGCTCTCAGCCTCGCTTTCGCCCTGGGCCCCGCCGCTGCCGAGACGGCGAAAACCCCGATCCGCAACATCGTGCTCGTGCATGGCGCCTGGGTCGACGGCTCGGGCTGGAAGGCGGTGTATGACCATCTCGTCGCCGACGGCTTCCACGTCAGCATGGTGCAGGAGCCAGAAACCTCCTTCGCCGACGATGTCGCCGCCACCCGGCGCGTGCTCGACCTGCAGGACGGGCCGACGCTGCTGGTCGGCCATTCCTATGGCGGCTCGATCATCACCGAGGCGGGGGTGCACCCGAAGGTCGCGGGGCTCGTCTATGTCGCCGCCCATGCGCCGGACGTCGGCGAGGACGAGGCGGCGCTGGGCAAAACCATGCCCAGCGTGCTGGCGATGACCGCCGGGGCCATCGCCAAGACGCCGGATGGCTTCACCTATCTCGACCCCGTGCTGTTCCCCAAGCTGTTCGCGCCCGACCTGCCGCTGGCACGGGCGGAATTCGAGGCGCGCGGCCAGGTGCTGGCCGCTGCCAGCGTGTTCAGCACCCCGCTGACCGCCGCCGCCTGGCAGTCCAAGCCGAGCTGGGGCATCGTGGCGGGCGCCGATCAGATCATCAGCCCGGCGCTGGAGCGGTTCTACTACGAAAGGGCGGGAGCGCCGATCACCACCATCCCCGGCGCCAGCCATTCCGTCTATGAATCCCACCCGCGCGAGGTCGCGGCGGTGATCGAACATGCGGCGGCCGAACTCGGCAAGGCGACGAACTGA
- a CDS encoding APC family permease yields MAKTGGGLRRELGPVEAVGLSLSVIAPTMGMALNVTLAVGAAGVGAPLGFAVGTLVVGLVGLSFVFFASRVTSAGSGYAYIGQTFGPRAGFIAGWCMVLLYIAGGSGSAALVGNFLSAALDDHGVHLGSWWLPVAVASLVGGTLLAWRDVRLATRVMLTLELSSIAVIIYLGLRILSAVHAEGGLSLAPFHPDPTVGWWGIGYAVVFAVLSFAGFEAAATLAEEAGQPRRTIPIALVGSVVAAGLFFVFASYIQVIGFGLDNMKALAASEAPLNTLALKYGNVHIATALDLAACVSAVSCVLGTLSAGARMLFVLGRGGLSPTLAKVHPIYGTPSVAVGIIAFTMLVGLIAWAPFIGPASYYDSVGTIGVLALIVAYLGVTAAAAVHAVRAGSRLWLVLGALGTLAMLWPLYNSVYPVPSFPDNLWPYIVALWIALGGALILLKPAIGRQKLD; encoded by the coding sequence ATGGCGAAGACGGGCGGCGGGCTGCGGCGTGAACTCGGTCCCGTGGAAGCGGTGGGGCTGTCACTCTCCGTCATCGCGCCGACCATGGGCATGGCGCTCAACGTCACTCTGGCGGTCGGCGCCGCCGGCGTTGGCGCGCCGCTGGGTTTCGCGGTGGGTACGCTGGTGGTCGGCCTTGTCGGCCTGTCCTTCGTGTTCTTCGCCAGCCGGGTGACCAGCGCCGGCTCGGGCTATGCCTATATCGGCCAGACCTTCGGCCCGCGCGCCGGCTTCATCGCCGGCTGGTGCATGGTGCTGCTTTACATCGCTGGCGGCTCGGGCAGCGCGGCGCTGGTCGGCAATTTTCTCAGCGCGGCACTGGACGATCACGGCGTGCATCTTGGCAGTTGGTGGCTGCCGGTGGCGGTGGCCTCGCTGGTCGGGGGTACCTTGCTCGCGTGGCGGGACGTGCGTCTTGCCACGCGGGTGATGCTGACGCTGGAACTCTCCTCCATCGCCGTCATCATCTATCTCGGCCTGCGCATTCTCTCGGCGGTGCATGCGGAAGGCGGGCTGAGCCTCGCCCCGTTCCATCCCGACCCGACGGTCGGCTGGTGGGGCATCGGCTATGCCGTTGTGTTCGCCGTGCTGTCCTTCGCCGGCTTCGAGGCGGCGGCAACGCTGGCCGAGGAGGCGGGGCAACCGCGCCGCACCATTCCCATCGCTTTGGTCGGTTCGGTGGTGGCGGCGGGTCTGTTCTTCGTTTTCGCCTCCTATATCCAGGTCATCGGCTTCGGGCTCGACAACATGAAGGCGCTGGCGGCGAGCGAGGCGCCGCTGAACACGCTGGCGCTGAAATATGGCAACGTCCATATCGCGACCGCGCTCGACCTCGCGGCCTGCGTGTCGGCGGTGTCCTGCGTGCTCGGCACTCTTTCCGCGGGCGCCCGGATGCTGTTCGTGCTTGGCCGGGGCGGGCTGTCGCCGACGCTTGCCAAGGTGCATCCGATCTATGGCACGCCCTCGGTCGCGGTCGGCATCATCGCCTTCACGATGCTGGTGGGGCTGATCGCCTGGGCGCCGTTCATCGGCCCGGCAAGCTATTACGATAGCGTGGGCACCATCGGCGTGCTGGCGCTCATCGTCGCCTATCTCGGCGTCACGGCCGCGGCGGCGGTGCATGCGGTGCGCGCCGGTAGCCGTCTCTGGCTGGTACTCGGCGCGCTCGGAACGCTGGCCATGCTCTGGCCGCTGTATAATTCGGTCTATCCGGTGCCGTCCTTCCCGGACAATCTCTGGCCCTACATCGTCGCGCTGTGGATCGCGCTCGGCGGCGCGCTGATCCTGCTCAAGCCGGCAATCGGGCGGCAGAAGCTGGACTGA
- a CDS encoding DUF2934 domain-containing protein encodes MSLNDDDIRARAHRLWEADGRPDGQSDHYWFLARDMLVAEGRAMGEGASGAFRPVDAAEAPPEPTGAADGRPAPSAEGGIESAERPPVPLSPAAEPNVASDPGQGGNAPVSEIDSIRRTLEVPPSRRGSAAPADDRAGAMSGLAGSRKRR; translated from the coding sequence ATGAGCCTCAATGACGACGACATAAGAGCCCGCGCCCATCGGCTGTGGGAAGCCGATGGACGCCCGGACGGGCAATCCGACCATTACTGGTTTCTCGCCCGCGACATGCTGGTGGCCGAAGGGCGTGCCATGGGCGAGGGAGCGTCCGGCGCCTTCCGGCCTGTGGATGCGGCCGAAGCTCCGCCCGAGCCGACAGGCGCGGCCGACGGACGCCCGGCGCCGTCCGCCGAGGGCGGGATTGAGAGCGCGGAGCGCCCGCCCGTGCCGCTGTCGCCGGCGGCCGAACCCAATGTTGCCAGCGACCCCGGCCAAGGTGGCAACGCGCCGGTTAGCGAGATCGACTCCATTCGCCGCACGCTGGAAGTGCCGCCGAGCCGGCGCGGGTCCGCTGCCCCGGCCGACGACCGGGCGGGGGCGATGAGCGGCCTTGCCGGCAGCCGCAAGCGGCGCTGA
- a CDS encoding endonuclease/exonuclease/phosphatase family protein: protein MKGAPPARLRLMTWNIHGGVGPDRRFDLDRIAALIGRHQPDIFALQEVDTRGRGIACLAPLEGLGIGHLAEARTIAVPDGHYGHVLYSRWPTHDTVVHDLSVRRREPRMAIETRIDTPQGLLRVVAVHLGLALTERWRQGARLARLAREGCGAPTVMMGDFNDWFAFRPVRRTLARVLPESTTLRSFPACWPLLRLDRLYCSRPGMLARSFTDPQARHASDHLPVIADLDLSPRLTPPPAFIRPEQASRRGVDLVTQGERHEPQ from the coding sequence GTGAAAGGGGCGCCGCCCGCGCGCCTGCGGCTGATGACCTGGAACATCCATGGCGGCGTCGGTCCGGACCGGCGCTTCGATCTCGACCGCATCGCGGCGCTGATCGGCCGCCACCAGCCGGATATTTTTGCCTTGCAGGAGGTCGATACGCGCGGGCGCGGAATCGCCTGCCTCGCGCCACTGGAAGGTCTCGGCATCGGCCATCTTGCGGAAGCGCGGACGATCGCCGTGCCCGACGGCCATTATGGCCATGTGCTCTATTCACGCTGGCCGACGCACGACACTGTGGTGCACGACCTCTCCGTCCGCCGCCGCGAGCCGCGCATGGCGATCGAAACCCGCATCGACACGCCGCAGGGGCTGCTGCGGGTGGTGGCGGTGCATCTCGGGCTCGCGCTCACCGAGCGCTGGCGGCAGGGGGCTCGGCTCGCCCGGCTCGCCCGCGAGGGCTGTGGCGCCCCCACGGTGATGATGGGCGATTTCAACGATTGGTTCGCCTTCCGGCCGGTGCGGCGCACACTGGCGCGGGTGCTGCCTGAGAGCACGACCCTCCGCAGCTTTCCCGCCTGCTGGCCGCTGCTGCGGCTTGACCGGCTCTATTGCAGCCGGCCGGGGATGCTGGCGCGCAGCTTCACCGACCCGCAGGCGCGGCACGCCTCCGACCATTTGCCGGTTATCGCCGATCTTGACCTAAGCCCGCGTCTCACCCCGCCACCTGCTTTCATACGGCCGGAACAGGCGTCGCGGCGGGGCGTTGACCTTGTGACACAGGGAGAACGCCATGAGCCTCAATGA
- a CDS encoding VTT domain-containing protein — MASQTVPEGPTPPRRQETGPVLEVGRNVWRVEQAARARVLVDGAAYFGALRAAMLEARETIHIAGWDLDSRMKLVGESGVAEDGLPETLSAFLSALVARNPRLRIRLLLWDYSVMFALERELAPIFSFLWATPKQIELCLDDELPIGASHHQKIVVIDDSLAFSGGLDITGHRWDTPDHTPGDTLRRDPQGALYEPFHDVQMAVDGEAAAALGALFRDRWQRAASERLNPARARGDRWPQVMPADFTDVAIGIARTLPSYDGAPGAREVETLLFDMIDSAERTIYVENQFITCERFTERLVARMKAQPELEALLVTPNIYRSWIEQQVMGVPRERLRTRLEQEGLAERARLVFPQVSVGEATVEVFVHAKILIVDDRLLRIGSANVCNRSMGFDSECDLVIEARDARERQGVAAIRARLLGEHIGHAPEQVEEIVAREGLVAASHRSACGRRLVDLPPVAADLALPQISALADPPEPLYDERASEGGARRKWPIAAALAGLAVLAALVIAWANSPFSEPDRIISALDNMADRPWGAAIVVGIYVLGGLVVFPVSVLIVATVAVYGGWTGALLAGLGALASALVTFLIGRQLGAGVVRRFIGPRINRIRRGLAKQGILTVATMRMVPAAPFTFINLVAGAAGLRLVDFVLGTALGLLPGLVVLSALGHQIVEVISNPTLGRVALLIGFVGLWIACSLGLQFLVARLRRPA; from the coding sequence ATGGCCTCCCAGACCGTGCCGGAGGGGCCAACGCCGCCCAGACGCCAGGAGACCGGCCCGGTGCTGGAGGTCGGGCGTAATGTCTGGCGCGTCGAGCAGGCCGCGCGGGCCCGGGTGCTGGTCGACGGCGCCGCCTATTTCGGCGCGTTGCGGGCGGCCATGCTGGAGGCGCGCGAGACCATCCACATCGCCGGGTGGGACCTCGACAGCCGGATGAAGCTGGTCGGCGAAAGCGGGGTCGCCGAGGACGGGCTGCCGGAGACGTTGTCGGCGTTCCTTTCCGCTCTCGTCGCACGTAACCCGCGCCTGCGCATCCGCCTGCTGCTATGGGACTATTCGGTGATGTTCGCGCTGGAGCGCGAGCTTGCTCCTATTTTCTCTTTCCTGTGGGCGACGCCGAAACAGATCGAGCTGTGCCTCGATGACGAATTGCCGATTGGCGCCTCGCACCACCAGAAGATCGTGGTGATCGACGATTCCCTCGCCTTCTCCGGCGGGCTGGATATCACCGGCCATCGCTGGGACACGCCCGACCATACGCCGGGAGACACTCTACGGCGCGACCCGCAGGGCGCGCTCTACGAGCCGTTTCATGATGTGCAGATGGCAGTCGACGGCGAAGCCGCCGCCGCGCTTGGCGCGCTGTTCCGCGACCGCTGGCAGCGCGCCGCCTCGGAGCGGCTGAACCCGGCGCGGGCGCGCGGCGATCGCTGGCCGCAGGTCATGCCGGCCGATTTCACCGATGTCGCCATCGGCATCGCCCGCACCCTGCCGTCCTATGACGGCGCGCCGGGCGCGCGCGAGGTGGAGACCCTGCTGTTCGACATGATCGACAGCGCCGAGCGCACGATCTACGTCGAGAACCAGTTCATCACCTGCGAGCGCTTTACCGAGCGGCTGGTGGCACGGATGAAGGCGCAGCCCGAACTCGAGGCGCTGCTGGTCACGCCGAACATCTACCGCTCCTGGATCGAGCAGCAGGTGATGGGCGTGCCGCGTGAGCGGCTGCGGACGCGGCTGGAGCAGGAAGGGCTGGCGGAACGCGCGCGGCTGGTTTTTCCCCAGGTGAGTGTCGGCGAGGCGACGGTCGAGGTCTTTGTCCACGCCAAGATCCTCATCGTCGACGATCGCCTGCTGCGCATCGGCTCGGCCAATGTCTGCAACCGGTCCATGGGCTTCGACAGCGAATGCGACCTGGTGATCGAGGCCCGCGACGCCCGCGAGCGGCAAGGGGTGGCGGCGATCCGCGCCCGGCTGCTCGGCGAGCATATCGGCCACGCGCCGGAACAGGTGGAGGAAATCGTCGCACGCGAGGGGCTCGTCGCCGCCTCGCACCGGAGCGCGTGCGGAAGGCGCCTTGTGGACCTGCCCCCCGTCGCCGCCGATCTCGCTCTGCCACAGATCAGCGCGCTCGCCGACCCGCCGGAGCCGCTCTATGACGAGCGCGCGTCCGAAGGCGGCGCGCGGCGTAAATGGCCCATCGCCGCCGCCTTGGCCGGCCTCGCGGTGCTGGCGGCGCTGGTGATCGCCTGGGCCAATTCCCCCTTCTCGGAGCCCGACCGCATCATCTCCGCTCTCGACAATATGGCCGACCGGCCCTGGGGCGCCGCCATCGTCGTCGGCATCTATGTGCTGGGCGGGCTGGTGGTGTTCCCGGTCTCAGTGCTGATCGTCGCCACGGTTGCCGTCTATGGCGGCTGGACCGGCGCGCTGCTCGCCGGCCTCGGCGCCCTGGCGAGCGCGCTGGTGACCTTCCTGATCGGCCGGCAACTCGGCGCCGGCGTCGTCCGCCGCTTCATCGGGCCGCGCATCAACCGCATCCGGCGCGGCCTCGCCAAGCAGGGCATCCTCACGGTGGCGACGATGCGCATGGTACCGGCGGCGCCGTTCACCTTCATTAATCTCGTCGCCGGCGCGGCGGGGTTGCGGCTGGTGGATTTCGTGCTGGGCACGGCGCTCGGCCTGCTGCCCGGCCTCGTGGTGTTGAGTGCGCTCGGCCACCAGATCGTCGAAGTCATTTCCAACCCGACGCTGGGGCGGGTGGCGCTGCTCATCGGCTTCGTCGGGCTTTGGATCGCCTGCTCGCTCGGCCTGCAATTCCTCGTCGCCCGGCTGCGGAGGCCGGCGTGA
- a CDS encoding Ku protein has product MAPRGLWKGYLKLSLVTCPVVLAPATSAAERIRFHTLNRATGNRVEGVYVDGETGKTVESDDQARGYEREPGRYVILDDDDLDSVALESNRTIDIATFVPADTVEWIWYDTPHFLMPDDPVGEEAFAVIREAMAATGKVGLSRVVLHRRERPVMLEPRGRGIVLWTLHYSDELRRPEGYFDDIDEKADGDLVTLVGKLIDKRTQNWDSALVHDPLQDNLKQLIASKKKKRPARRRRTEADEEDTPTNVVNIMDALKKSLAAERGSGSKSGR; this is encoded by the coding sequence GTGGCGCCGCGCGGCCTGTGGAAAGGCTATCTCAAGCTCTCGCTGGTCACCTGCCCGGTGGTGCTGGCCCCTGCCACCAGTGCGGCCGAGCGCATCCGCTTCCACACGCTGAACCGGGCAACCGGCAATCGGGTGGAAGGGGTATATGTCGATGGCGAAACCGGCAAAACGGTGGAATCAGACGACCAGGCGCGAGGCTATGAGCGCGAGCCGGGCCGCTATGTCATTCTCGACGATGACGATCTCGACTCCGTGGCGCTGGAGAGCAACCGCACCATCGACATCGCGACCTTCGTGCCCGCCGATACGGTGGAGTGGATCTGGTACGATACCCCGCATTTCCTGATGCCGGACGATCCCGTCGGCGAGGAGGCATTCGCCGTTATCCGCGAGGCGATGGCCGCCACCGGCAAGGTAGGGCTGTCGCGCGTGGTGCTGCACCGGCGCGAACGACCCGTCATGCTGGAGCCGCGCGGGCGGGGCATCGTGCTATGGACATTGCATTATTCCGACGAGCTGCGCCGGCCGGAGGGCTATTTCGACGACATCGACGAGAAGGCCGACGGCGATCTCGTCACGCTGGTAGGCAAGCTGATCGACAAGCGCACGCAAAACTGGGACTCCGCGCTGGTGCATGACCCGCTGCAGGACAATCTCAAGCAGTTGATCGCGTCGAAGAAGAAAAAGCGCCCGGCGCGGCGCCGCCGCACCGAAGCGGACGAAGAAGACACGCCGACCAATGTCGTCAACATCATGGATGCGCTGAAAAAGAGCCTTGCCGCCGAGCGGGGCTCCGGCAGCAAGAGCGGGCGCTGA
- a CDS encoding MgtC/SapB family protein — protein MERLPQALWLTPEEIENLLRLMAAAACGMIVGINRDLRGKPTGMRTLGLVGLGAALISLSALQVEGMEDHPDATSRVVQGIVQGVMTGIGFLGAGVVLRDRTRLEVHGLTTAAAVWVTAALGVACAIASWHLVFLALATTIGLLVTMLPLERLVESRGPPPPRRARPLEEDDEPPR, from the coding sequence ATGGAAAGGCTGCCGCAGGCGCTCTGGCTGACGCCGGAGGAGATCGAGAACCTGCTGCGGCTGATGGCAGCCGCCGCCTGCGGGATGATCGTCGGTATCAACCGCGATCTCCGCGGCAAGCCGACCGGGATGCGCACGCTCGGGCTGGTGGGGCTTGGGGCGGCGCTCATCTCGCTCTCTGCCCTTCAGGTGGAGGGGATGGAAGACCATCCCGACGCCACCAGCCGCGTGGTGCAGGGCATCGTTCAGGGCGTGATGACCGGAATCGGCTTTCTCGGCGCTGGCGTCGTGCTGCGCGACCGCACCCGGCTTGAAGTCCACGGCCTCACCACTGCCGCCGCTGTGTGGGTGACGGCGGCGCTCGGCGTCGCCTGCGCCATTGCCTCCTGGCATCTGGTGTTTCTGGCGCTGGCGACCACGATAGGGCTTCTCGTCACCATGCTGCCGCTGGAGCGGCTGGTGGAATCGCGCGGCCCGCCACCCCCACGCCGCGCACGCCCGCTCGAGGAAGACGACGAACCGCCGCGCTGA